A single Brachionichthys hirsutus isolate HB-005 chromosome 17, CSIRO-AGI_Bhir_v1, whole genome shotgun sequence DNA region contains:
- the LOC137906873 gene encoding LOW QUALITY PROTEIN: ras-related protein Rab-33B-like (The sequence of the model RefSeq protein was modified relative to this genomic sequence to represent the inferred CDS: deleted 1 base in 1 codon), translating to MDSSLEFSSSLGSLSSLLTRCRTFKVLVIGDSGVGKTCLTYRLCAGEFPGRVEATIGVDFHDRVLDVDGEKIKLQLWDTAGQERFRKSMVQHYYRNVHAVLLVYDVTCPASFHGLNSWLEECRRNSLGQEIPRFLVGNKSDLRDPRSAPGQVSQERARSFSEAHGMMFFETSAKNPRPRSRRAEEASCRRNTVEDIVVAVGTKLRRQKKPSAAASLLQSGSFKLLSKKKPEKELWSCC from the exons ATGGATTCCTCCCTGGAGTTTTCCAGCTCTTTGGGAAGCTTGTCGTCGCTGCTGACTCGCTGCCGGACCTTTAAGGTTCTGGTGATCGGGGACTCCGGGGTGGGGAAGACCTGCCTCACCTACCGGCTCTGCGCCGGAGAGTTCCCCGGCAGAGTGGAGGCCACCATCGGGGTGGACTTCCACGACCGAGTGCTCGACGTGGAcggagagaaaataaag CTCCAGCTGTGGGACACTGCAGGACAGGAGCGATTCCGGAAGTCCATGGTGCAGCACTACTATCGGAATGTCCATGCTGTGCTCTTGGTTTATGACGTCACGTGTCCCGCCAGCTTCCACGGCCTGAATTCCTGGTTGGAAGAGTGCAGGCGGAACTCCCTTGGTCAGGAAATCCCCAG GTTCCTGGTGGGGAATAAGAGCGACCTCCGTGAC CCCCGCAGCGCCCCCGGCCAGGTGAGTCAGGAGCGAGCCAGGAGCTTCTCCGAAGCCCACGGCATGATGTTCTTTGAGACGTCTGCCAAGAACCCACGGCCCAGATCCCGGCGCGCCGAGGAGGCGTCCTGTCGGCGGAACACGGTGGAGGACATTGTTGTCGCCGTCGGCACCAAACTGAGGAGACAGAAGAAGCCGTCGGCGGCCGCCTCCCTGTTGCAGAGCGGCTCCTTCAAACTCCTGAGcaagaagaagccggagaaggagctgtggagctgctgctga